The Arachis duranensis cultivar V14167 chromosome 2, aradu.V14167.gnm2.J7QH, whole genome shotgun sequence genome has a window encoding:
- the LOC107474673 gene encoding zinc finger A20 and AN1 domain-containing stress-associated protein 8, whose amino-acid sequence MESHDETGCQAAERPILCINNCGFFGRAATMNMCSKCYKDMLLKQEQDKLAAASVENIVNGASSSTGKHAVSAGGLDIQVENVEAKTVSAEISVDSTSVENLETKAKAGPSRCATCQKRVGLTGFSCKCGNLFCSMHRYSDKHDCPFDYQSVGRDAIAKANPVVKGDKLDKI is encoded by the coding sequence ATGGAGTCTCACGACGAGACAGGATGCCAGGCTGCTGAACGTCCcatactttgcattaataattGTGGTTTCTTTGGAAGGGCTGCCACCATGAACATGTGTTCCAAATGCTACAAGGACATGCTGTTGAAGCAGGAACAGGACAAGCTCGCAGCAGCATCGGTTGAAAACATCGTGAATGGTGCTTCCAGCAGCACTGGCAAACATGCTGTGAGTGCAGGTGGGTTGGACATACAAGTTGAAAATGTGGAGGCCAAGACAGTCTCTGCTGAGATTTCTGTGGATTCAACCTCTGTTGAGAATTTGGAGACGAAAGCCAAGGCAGGCCCCAGCAGATGCGCGACTTGCCAAAAGCGTGTTGGATTAACTGGTTTCAGCTGCAAATGTGGAAACCTCTTTTGTTCAATGCATCGCTATTCTGACAAACATGACTGCCCCTTTGATTATCAGAGTGTTGGCCGGGATGCTATCGCTAAAGCGAACCCTGTGGTCAAGGGTGATAAGCTTGATAAAATCTAG